Proteins from one Dysgonomonas sp. HDW5A genomic window:
- a CDS encoding DMT family transporter — protein sequence MKKSRIYLALLILGTAFWGISFPLVKEGISIVHPFSFLMYRFLLAALVLSVLFFKQLKLINWQTIKYGVWVGIPLLLAILLQTIGLQYTSSANASFISGMDVLLIPILKFFVFRKSIKPKTWLACTMALIGLYVIAMASAGSGFNRGDMYAVGGAIAFAAYVLLVGKYNRKVETISLVIVQLYTCTIVYAVLAFMTVDVNHLVLPMDWNVWRAVLFTGIFATAYMYGMQNVSQKYIEEEKVALTYLCEPIFATIAAYVLISEPITIRTIIGGSLILLSMFISEYRFKYIPFLNAADKVHQ from the coding sequence ATGAAGAAAAGTAGAATTTACTTAGCTCTTTTAATTCTAGGTACCGCTTTTTGGGGAATCTCATTCCCACTTGTTAAGGAAGGCATCTCTATTGTACATCCGTTTTCATTTTTAATGTATCGTTTTTTACTGGCTGCACTGGTTTTATCTGTCTTGTTTTTTAAGCAGTTGAAACTAATCAATTGGCAAACCATAAAATATGGTGTGTGGGTAGGTATACCTCTTTTGTTGGCTATCTTATTACAAACTATTGGTTTGCAGTATACATCATCAGCTAACGCTTCTTTTATTTCGGGTATGGACGTACTACTGATACCCATTTTGAAATTCTTTGTATTTCGTAAATCGATCAAGCCAAAAACTTGGCTGGCATGTACAATGGCATTAATCGGTTTGTATGTAATTGCTATGGCTTCGGCAGGTAGTGGATTCAATAGGGGAGATATGTATGCCGTAGGCGGGGCAATTGCCTTTGCTGCTTATGTGCTACTGGTCGGAAAATATAATCGTAAGGTCGAAACCATATCATTAGTAATTGTACAGTTGTATACATGCACAATAGTATATGCTGTGCTTGCTTTTATGACGGTTGATGTTAACCACTTAGTGTTACCTATGGATTGGAATGTGTGGAGAGCTGTTTTATTTACAGGTATATTTGCTACAGCTTATATGTATGGAATGCAAAATGTGTCCCAAAAATACATAGAAGAAGAAAAAGTAGCCTTAACTTATTTGTGTGAACCTATTTTTGCAACCATAGCTGCTTATGTGCTGATTAGCGAACCTATCACTATTCGTACCATTATTGGAGGAAGTCTTATTCTTCTTTCCATGTTTATTTCGGAGTACCGCTTTAAGTATATTCCGTTTTTGAATGCGGCAGATAAGGTCCATCAGTGA
- a CDS encoding sensor histidine kinase, whose translation MKTEKHPIVIFVILVALMSLLFEWIYDIMTGLESEDMLERLLLDLPFVMIMSLVSFLIVHSTNKYFRYKDNVYIRVPFELFIAVSFAVVYSISVNYFLAPLFDDGCEPTYLESAIMVALGNFFIVLLLELFFYNKRQLKSEKHIAIIEKERVEYLYATLKTQVNPHFLFNSLNVLSSLIFEDPQRANIYTKKLSNIYRYFLSTNTRLSVSVGEEILFLQSYIYLLQIRFEDALKININGNTDIQKQIIPVSIQLLIENAIKHNVASVEHPLIVDVNIFAENIEVVNNLQLRLNVEKSGHGLSNLQKQYALYDKKIEVSKTKDHFGVQVPYL comes from the coding sequence TATGTCTCTCTTGTTTGAGTGGATATATGATATTATGACAGGTTTGGAGAGTGAAGACATGCTCGAACGGCTTCTTCTTGATTTACCCTTTGTTATGATTATGTCGTTGGTGAGTTTTTTAATTGTGCATAGTACCAATAAGTATTTCAGGTATAAAGATAATGTATATATACGTGTTCCTTTCGAACTGTTTATAGCGGTATCTTTTGCCGTTGTGTATTCAATATCCGTTAATTATTTTTTAGCCCCCTTGTTTGATGACGGTTGCGAACCGACATATTTGGAATCTGCTATTATGGTGGCTCTGGGCAATTTTTTTATTGTTTTGCTACTTGAGTTGTTTTTCTATAATAAACGGCAATTAAAATCGGAGAAGCACATTGCAATTATAGAGAAAGAGCGTGTAGAGTATTTATATGCGACTCTAAAGACTCAGGTCAATCCACATTTTTTATTCAATAGTCTCAATGTCTTGTCTTCGTTGATATTCGAAGATCCTCAAAGAGCTAATATATATACTAAGAAATTATCGAATATATATAGGTACTTTTTGTCTACTAACACACGATTGAGTGTATCGGTGGGAGAGGAAATATTGTTCCTTCAGTCTTATATTTATTTACTCCAGATAAGGTTCGAGGACGCTTTGAAAATTAATATAAATGGAAATACAGACATCCAAAAGCAGATAATTCCTGTTAGTATACAGTTATTGATCGAAAATGCAATTAAGCATAATGTTGCTTCTGTAGAACACCCATTAATTGTTGATGTGAATATATTTGCAGAAAATATAGAAGTTGTAAATAATCTTCAGCTACGTTTGAATGTCGAAAAGAGTGGTCACGGATTAAGTAATCTTCAGAAACAATATGCACTATATGATAAAAAGATAGAGGTTTCGAAAACAAAGGATCATTTCGGTGTACAGGTTCCTTACTTGTGA
- a CDS encoding DUF4249 domain-containing protein: MSINKYILTIVAIASAFIFTSCEKEIDVDLKSSEPKLVIEGLIAADSLATVRLTMSKDFSGNNTFDPVLGALVSVSDDKGNTEILKIDTSGIYKAQNLRGVPGRTYNLKINVDGQEYTASSTMSPHTVKIDSITMYYIPLFKYACPMIHFQDPKGSKNYYRELLYINGKRKKLDEDATDTDDREGFYLSRLVPAFKENGSDEDPIKKGDTITVEHQLLDKGAYTFFETLGRIGNSQTNPTNNIVGGALGYFSAYTFDRKTVIADWPE, from the coding sequence ATGAGTATCAATAAATATATACTAACCATTGTTGCAATAGCATCTGCGTTTATATTCACATCTTGTGAAAAGGAGATAGATGTGGATCTTAAATCCTCAGAGCCTAAGCTGGTGATCGAAGGGCTTATAGCCGCCGATTCGCTTGCTACGGTAAGGCTTACTATGTCGAAGGACTTTAGCGGTAATAATACATTCGATCCTGTTTTGGGTGCTCTTGTTTCCGTTTCGGATGATAAAGGAAATACTGAAATCTTAAAGATTGACACTTCGGGCATTTATAAAGCACAAAATTTGAGAGGTGTTCCCGGACGTACTTACAATCTCAAAATAAATGTCGATGGGCAAGAATATACGGCATCATCTACCATGTCTCCGCATACGGTGAAGATCGATTCTATTACCATGTATTATATTCCTTTATTTAAATATGCTTGTCCGATGATTCATTTTCAGGATCCTAAAGGGTCTAAAAATTATTATCGTGAGTTACTTTATATAAATGGCAAACGTAAAAAACTAGACGAAGATGCTACTGATACCGATGATCGTGAGGGTTTTTATCTTAGTCGTCTAGTTCCGGCTTTTAAAGAAAATGGCAGTGACGAGGATCCAATAAAAAAGGGAGATACTATTACAGTAGAACATCAGTTATTAGACAAAGGTGCATACACTTTCTTCGAAACTTTGGGACGCATAGGTAATTCTCAAACTAACCCTACAAACAATATTGTGGGAGGTGCTTTAGGGTATTTCAGTGCTTATACTTTCGATCGTAAGACTGTGATTGCCGATTGGCCCGAATAA
- a CDS encoding TonB-dependent receptor, translating into MSKIFRLSFWVTLLFFLPFVAVAQNYTVRGKITDERTKDPLIGVPVAVTEKLSTGVFTNQDGEYKITLPKGDYTLVVKYVGYEDKKVKISLTKDIIENVSLKSSSIDLNEVVVSSRRADENVAGVQTGVEKMSIQEINQLPVLFGERDVVKAIQLMPGVKSAGEGGTGFYVRGGSADQNLVLLDNVGIYNASHLMGFFSAFNSDMVRDVTLYKGALPSQYGERLSSILDVQMRDGDNQDYHVNGGLGLISSKLNVEGPIKKGKSSFIVGARRTYADVIARAFGSEDVKNTTLYFYDLNMKLNFNLSDKDRLTFTAYSGMDKLGITDVVDTDWGNTVGTLKWTRLMGHKWTSSTALIYNRYSYNVAVDMNQDLRISSIINDYALKQEFTFTQNSVSSWKFGVHSTYHDMAPGKFDVAEDKGVSKHLKNKYSWENGLYASNTVKATDRLEIMYGLRLSAFSVLGAGDFYNLNENHEVIDTVSYKSGEFVKTYFNLEPRLSMAYRLNEVSSIKAAYARTTQSMHLLSNPTFASPFDRWVPTSNNIKPQIADQFTLGYFRNFANNLFEFSAEVYYKDMRNQIDFKDNALTFTNDDVETELLFGKGRAYGIELMLKKRVGRFSGWVSYTLSKSEKKIDGINNNKWYDAVQDRTHDISFVAMYSLNEKWNLSAAFVYYTGNAVTYPSGKYQVDGKEVVYYTERNGYRAPDYHRLDLGATCVLKKTKKFYSELAFSLYNAYGRENAYMIEFRTNDDDPSKSTAYQYSLFRFVPSISWNFRF; encoded by the coding sequence ATGAGCAAAATTTTTAGGTTGAGTTTTTGGGTTACATTATTGTTTTTCTTGCCTTTTGTGGCAGTGGCACAAAACTATACTGTACGAGGAAAAATTACAGATGAAAGGACAAAAGATCCTTTAATAGGGGTGCCTGTAGCAGTAACCGAAAAGTTATCTACCGGAGTTTTTACGAATCAGGATGGTGAGTATAAAATTACTTTACCAAAGGGGGACTATACTTTAGTCGTGAAATATGTCGGCTATGAGGATAAAAAAGTAAAGATATCTTTGACTAAGGATATTATCGAAAATGTGTCGCTTAAATCTTCTTCTATTGATTTGAATGAGGTGGTGGTATCTTCGAGACGTGCCGATGAAAATGTAGCCGGAGTACAAACCGGCGTAGAGAAAATGAGTATTCAGGAAATTAATCAGTTGCCTGTACTCTTCGGAGAACGCGACGTTGTAAAAGCTATTCAATTGATGCCCGGTGTTAAATCGGCCGGAGAGGGTGGAACCGGCTTTTATGTTCGGGGAGGTAGTGCCGATCAGAATCTTGTTTTACTTGATAATGTAGGTATATATAATGCTTCTCACTTGATGGGATTCTTTTCGGCTTTCAATTCAGATATGGTTAGAGATGTTACCTTGTATAAAGGAGCTTTACCTTCGCAATACGGAGAGCGTTTGTCTTCAATTCTTGATGTGCAAATGCGAGACGGAGATAATCAGGATTATCATGTAAATGGAGGGTTGGGTCTTATCTCTTCGAAATTAAATGTTGAAGGTCCTATTAAGAAAGGTAAATCCAGTTTTATAGTAGGAGCAAGACGTACTTATGCCGATGTGATAGCTCGTGCATTTGGATCGGAAGATGTGAAAAATACTACATTGTATTTTTATGACTTGAATATGAAATTAAACTTCAACCTATCGGATAAAGATCGTTTGACTTTTACCGCATATTCGGGTATGGATAAGCTGGGTATAACCGATGTGGTGGATACTGATTGGGGTAACACTGTGGGGACGCTTAAATGGACCAGACTGATGGGGCATAAATGGACTTCTTCTACAGCTTTAATCTACAATAGATATTCATACAATGTGGCAGTAGACATGAATCAGGATTTGCGTATATCATCTATAATAAATGATTATGCTTTGAAACAGGAGTTTACTTTTACGCAAAACAGCGTTTCTTCATGGAAATTCGGAGTACATTCTACTTATCATGATATGGCTCCCGGAAAGTTTGATGTAGCAGAAGATAAAGGTGTCTCTAAACATCTGAAAAATAAATATTCATGGGAAAATGGATTGTATGCTTCGAATACGGTGAAAGCAACCGATCGTCTCGAAATAATGTACGGGTTGAGATTGTCTGCTTTTTCGGTTCTGGGAGCGGGAGATTTCTATAATCTGAATGAAAATCACGAGGTAATTGATACTGTATCTTATAAGTCGGGCGAGTTTGTGAAAACATATTTCAACTTAGAGCCACGTCTTTCTATGGCATATCGTTTGAATGAGGTATCTTCTATAAAAGCAGCTTATGCACGCACTACTCAAAGTATGCACTTGCTTTCTAATCCTACATTTGCTTCGCCTTTTGACCGATGGGTACCTACTTCAAATAATATAAAACCTCAGATTGCGGATCAATTTACATTGGGTTATTTCCGTAATTTTGCCAATAATCTGTTTGAATTTAGTGCCGAGGTATATTATAAAGACATGAGAAATCAGATCGATTTTAAAGACAATGCACTGACTTTTACTAATGATGATGTGGAAACCGAGCTGTTATTTGGTAAGGGTAGGGCATATGGAATTGAATTGATGTTGAAGAAGCGTGTTGGAAGATTCTCAGGATGGGTTAGTTATACTTTATCTAAATCTGAAAAAAAGATTGACGGGATCAATAATAATAAATGGTATGATGCCGTTCAGGATAGAACACATGACATTTCGTTTGTAGCTATGTATAGTTTGAATGAAAAATGGAACTTATCGGCTGCCTTTGTATATTATACAGGAAATGCGGTTACTTATCCAAGTGGAAAATACCAGGTTGATGGTAAAGAAGTGGTATATTATACGGAGAGAAACGGTTACAGGGCTCCCGATTATCATCGCCTGGATTTAGGTGCAACTTGTGTTCTAAAGAAAACAAAGAAATTCTATTCCGAATTGGCATTTAGTTTATATAATGCCTATGGACGTGAAAATGCTTATATGATTGAATTCAGAACCAATGATGACGATCCTTCTAAATCTACAGCTTATCAGTATTCTTTGTTCCGTTTTGTTCCATCTATTTCTTGGAATTTCAGGTTCTAA
- a CDS encoding rhomboid family intramembrane serine protease: protein MDLGNLLIFAIIIITAITSYIGFNNRQFFDRYKFSTYAILELKQYDRMLTAAFLHADLMHLLFNMLTLYFFAPTLVFQIGPVKFLILYLAAIIGGNTVSLWMYRRDSIYTAIGASGGVCGVLFASIAMSPNSLIGFFFIPMPGWVFGILYLAYSVYGMKKSLGNIGHAAHLGGAVVGLLLAILFIPQILLVHGYFIALMSMPIIALGYFVYKEK from the coding sequence ATGGATTTAGGAAATCTTCTAATTTTTGCAATTATAATTATTACAGCCATTACAAGTTATATTGGTTTTAATAACAGACAATTCTTTGATCGATATAAGTTTAGTACTTATGCTATCCTCGAATTGAAACAATACGACAGAATGCTTACGGCTGCTTTTCTGCATGCCGACCTTATGCACCTGTTATTTAATATGCTTACGTTGTACTTTTTTGCACCTACGCTGGTTTTTCAGATTGGTCCTGTAAAATTCCTTATACTATATCTGGCTGCTATTATAGGAGGTAACACAGTATCGTTGTGGATGTATCGCAGAGATTCAATTTATACTGCCATAGGAGCTTCAGGAGGTGTATGTGGCGTATTATTCGCTTCTATTGCCATGAGTCCTAACAGCCTTATCGGTTTCTTCTTTATCCCTATGCCGGGTTGGGTATTTGGAATACTATACTTGGCATATTCGGTATACGGCATGAAAAAATCATTGGGAAATATAGGACATGCTGCACACTTAGGAGGTGCTGTTGTAGGTTTACTGCTAGCCATATTATTTATACCACAGATACTGCTTGTACACGGCTATTTTATTGCATTAATGTCGATGCCTATTATTGCTTTAGGGTATTTCGTATATAAAGAAAAATAA
- a CDS encoding SDR family oxidoreductase translates to MNEIFSIAGKVAVITGAGGVLGGSIAKSFVEAGAKVVAIDIRQEQLDVRIKELTDLGGEAIGIIGNVLDIESLEKVAQEILTKWGRIDILLNIAGGNMPGATLAPDQPFHDMKISDWEKVTSLNLNGTVYPSMVFGKVMAEQKSGSIINISSMAAYSAITRVPGYSVAKTGISNFTQWLATEMALKYGDGIRVNALAPGFFIGDQNRAVLINPDGSLTERSQKVLAKTPMNRFGDITELNGAVQFLCSPAASFITGVVLPVDGGFSAFSGV, encoded by the coding sequence ATGAACGAAATATTTAGTATCGCAGGCAAAGTAGCTGTTATTACAGGAGCCGGAGGTGTTCTCGGTGGCAGTATAGCCAAAAGTTTTGTAGAGGCAGGAGCCAAAGTAGTTGCCATAGACATTCGTCAGGAGCAATTGGATGTAAGAATCAAAGAGCTTACGGACTTAGGAGGCGAGGCAATCGGAATAATAGGCAATGTGCTTGATATAGAAAGCCTCGAAAAAGTAGCACAGGAAATTCTTACCAAATGGGGACGCATCGATATACTGCTGAATATAGCAGGTGGAAATATGCCTGGAGCAACATTAGCCCCCGACCAACCTTTTCACGATATGAAAATTTCGGATTGGGAAAAAGTAACCAGCCTCAACCTCAATGGTACGGTTTATCCGTCTATGGTATTCGGAAAAGTAATGGCAGAACAAAAAAGCGGAAGCATTATAAACATCTCCTCTATGGCTGCCTATTCGGCTATAACCCGAGTACCCGGTTATTCGGTCGCCAAAACAGGAATAAGCAATTTCACTCAATGGTTGGCTACCGAAATGGCTTTGAAATACGGAGACGGCATACGAGTAAACGCTCTCGCTCCCGGTTTCTTCATCGGAGATCAGAACAGAGCGGTGCTCATTAACCCCGATGGCTCATTAACCGAACGAAGCCAAAAGGTTTTAGCAAAAACACCGATGAATCGTTTCGGAGATATTACAGAGTTGAACGGAGCTGTACAATTTCTTTGCAGTCCGGCAGCGAGCTTTATTACAGGAGTGGTTCTTCCTGTTGATGGCGGATTTTCGGCTTTTAGCGGTGTGTAA
- a CDS encoding PLP-dependent transferase, which translates to MELEDCQSEKFATRIIGAKFKKEDAHGAISMPIYRNAAFEYPSSEAIANAFQNKTDSHTYTRISNPTVENLELRIKAASGAENVMLVSSGMASISNTFMALAYAGSNIVTSPHLFGNTFSLFQFTLAEFGVEVRFVNTDNLSEIESAIDDNTCAFFCELITNPHMEIADLPKISAITKAKGVPLIVDTTIVPWCGFSAKKQGVDIEVVSTTKYVSGGATSVGGAILDYGTFDWSKNKKLSKVIPAASMSAFMFKIKREIARNMGACMDSETASLQALGMESLQLRFNHMSQTAYELAQYLSDIDKVKKVGYTKLDSSPYKKISDQLFPSNPGAMLTFNLAAKEDCYRFMDRLKVIRRATNLFDNKTLIIHPESTIYGTFTAEMKQVMGIEDNLLRLSVGLEDIEDLKKDIIQALAY; encoded by the coding sequence ATGGAATTAGAAGATTGTCAAAGCGAGAAATTTGCTACTCGTATAATTGGGGCTAAGTTTAAAAAGGAAGATGCACATGGAGCTATCAGTATGCCTATCTATCGGAATGCAGCATTTGAATATCCATCTTCGGAAGCAATTGCAAATGCTTTTCAAAATAAAACCGATAGCCATACGTATACCCGTATATCTAACCCTACGGTCGAAAATCTGGAGTTGAGAATAAAAGCGGCATCCGGTGCCGAAAATGTGATGCTCGTAAGTTCGGGTATGGCTTCTATCTCAAATACGTTTATGGCACTGGCTTATGCAGGTAGTAATATTGTAACATCTCCTCATTTATTTGGCAACACTTTCTCCTTATTTCAATTTACATTGGCAGAATTCGGAGTAGAGGTAAGATTTGTAAATACAGATAACTTATCGGAAATAGAATCTGCTATTGATGATAATACTTGTGCTTTCTTTTGTGAGTTGATAACCAATCCTCATATGGAGATAGCAGATCTTCCTAAGATTTCTGCCATAACCAAAGCAAAAGGCGTTCCTTTAATTGTAGATACTACGATTGTACCTTGGTGCGGATTCTCTGCTAAGAAACAGGGTGTAGATATCGAGGTTGTTTCCACTACCAAATACGTATCGGGTGGTGCAACGAGTGTTGGTGGTGCTATTCTCGATTATGGAACTTTTGACTGGTCGAAAAATAAGAAGTTGTCGAAAGTAATACCTGCTGCTTCGATGTCGGCATTTATGTTTAAAATAAAACGCGAGATTGCCCGTAATATGGGTGCTTGCATGGATTCCGAAACGGCATCATTGCAGGCTCTGGGAATGGAATCACTACAATTGCGTTTCAACCATATGTCGCAGACAGCCTATGAGTTGGCTCAATATCTTTCGGATATTGATAAAGTAAAGAAGGTGGGATATACTAAATTGGATAGTTCGCCTTATAAAAAGATTTCCGATCAATTGTTTCCCTCTAACCCGGGTGCCATGCTCACTTTTAACCTGGCAGCGAAAGAAGATTGTTACCGTTTTATGGATCGTTTGAAAGTTATTCGCAGAGCAACCAATTTGTTTGATAATAAGACTTTGATTATACATCCCGAATCTACTATCTATGGTACTTTTACTGCCGAAATGAAGCAAGTGATGGGTATCGAAGATAATCTGTTGCGCTTGTCGGTAGGTCTTGAAGATATAGAAGACTTGAAGAAAGATATTATACAGGCTTTAGCTTATTAA
- the uxuA gene encoding mannonate dehydratase: MEKTWRWFGKKDKITLSMLRQIGVEGIVTALHDVPNGEVWTLEAILDLKKYIEDAGLRWSVVESLPVSEAIKYAGEDRDKLIENYKTSLENLGKAGIKTVCYNFMPVIDWIRTDLEYPWEDGTSSLYFDKTRFAYFDCYILQRDGAEKDYTAEELERVKELGQTITEAEKDALIDTIIVKTQGFINGNIKEGDKNPVAIFKRLLSLYEGINRDTLRQNMKYFLEQIMPVCEEYGVNMCVHPDDPPYQMLGLPRIVTGGDDISWILKAVDNPHNGLTFCAGSLSSGIHNNVPELAAKFASRTHFVHLRSTDILENGNFIEAPHLEGRGHLIDVVRVFEKENPKLPMRVDHGRLMLDDGEKGYNPGYSFYGRMYALAQLDGVMAVVNENLKKQ; this comes from the coding sequence ATGGAAAAAACTTGGAGATGGTTTGGAAAAAAAGATAAAATAACCCTATCGATGCTCAGGCAGATAGGAGTGGAGGGTATTGTCACCGCTCTGCACGATGTGCCCAACGGCGAAGTATGGACTCTAGAGGCTATTCTCGATCTGAAAAAGTATATAGAGGATGCAGGGCTTCGGTGGTCGGTGGTCGAGAGTCTACCTGTTAGCGAAGCCATAAAATATGCAGGAGAAGACAGAGACAAATTAATCGAAAACTACAAAACAAGTCTCGAAAATCTGGGAAAAGCAGGTATTAAAACAGTGTGCTACAACTTTATGCCTGTGATCGACTGGATTCGTACCGATCTCGAATATCCTTGGGAAGATGGTACTTCATCCCTTTATTTCGATAAAACTCGCTTTGCTTATTTCGACTGCTATATTCTTCAACGTGATGGTGCAGAAAAAGACTATACAGCCGAAGAGTTAGAACGGGTAAAAGAACTCGGTCAAACAATAACCGAAGCCGAAAAAGACGCTTTAATAGACACTATTATCGTAAAAACACAAGGTTTTATAAATGGTAATATCAAAGAAGGAGATAAAAATCCCGTAGCTATTTTCAAGCGTCTGCTTTCGCTATATGAGGGTATAAATCGTGATACATTACGTCAAAACATGAAATACTTCTTAGAACAGATAATGCCTGTCTGCGAAGAATACGGCGTGAATATGTGCGTACATCCCGACGACCCACCCTACCAGATGTTGGGCTTACCTCGTATAGTGACCGGTGGCGATGATATTAGCTGGATTTTAAAAGCTGTCGATAATCCACATAACGGACTGACATTCTGTGCAGGATCGCTAAGTTCGGGTATTCACAACAATGTACCCGAATTGGCTGCGAAATTTGCTTCACGCACGCACTTTGTGCATCTCCGCAGTACAGATATTCTTGAAAACGGCAACTTTATAGAAGCTCCTCATTTGGAAGGCAGAGGACATTTGATAGATGTTGTAAGGGTATTTGAGAAAGAAAACCCGAAATTACCTATGCGTGTCGATCATGGTCGTTTGATGTTAGACGATGGGGAAAAAGGATATAATCCCGGTTACTCTTTTTATGGGCGTATGTATGCCCTAGCCCAATTAGATGGTGTAATGGCTGTTGTAAATGAAAATTTAAAGAAACAATAA
- a CDS encoding thymidylate synthase has product MKQYIDLVQRVLTEGVKKEDRTGTGTISVFGHQSRYNLADGFPLVTTKKLHLKSIIYELLWFLAGDTNAKYLQDNGVRIWNEWADENGDLGHIYGFQWRSWPDYKGGHIDQITEVVNSIKNNPDSRRLIVSAWNVADIQNMNLPPCHAFFQFYVADGKLSLQLYQRSADIFLGVPFNIASYALLLQMMAQVTGLEAGEFVHTLGDAHIYTNHIDQLKMQIERDLRTLPKMIINPDVKSIFDFKYEDFKLEGYDPHPHIKGEVAV; this is encoded by the coding sequence ATGAAGCAATATATAGATTTAGTACAACGTGTTCTGACCGAAGGAGTCAAGAAAGAAGATCGTACCGGTACCGGAACCATAAGTGTATTTGGTCATCAAAGCCGTTATAATTTGGCGGATGGTTTTCCTTTGGTTACGACTAAAAAGCTGCACTTAAAATCTATCATCTATGAATTGTTGTGGTTTTTGGCAGGAGACACCAATGCTAAATATTTGCAGGATAACGGAGTCCGTATCTGGAATGAATGGGCTGACGAGAATGGAGATCTAGGTCATATTTACGGGTTTCAATGGCGTTCGTGGCCCGATTATAAAGGAGGGCACATCGATCAGATTACTGAGGTTGTAAATTCTATTAAAAATAATCCCGATTCGCGTCGTCTGATTGTTAGTGCGTGGAATGTAGCAGACATTCAGAATATGAATCTGCCTCCTTGTCACGCATTTTTTCAGTTTTATGTAGCTGATGGTAAATTAAGCCTGCAATTGTATCAACGAAGTGCGGATATATTTCTGGGAGTACCTTTCAATATTGCATCTTATGCCTTACTACTTCAAATGATGGCTCAAGTTACAGGACTTGAGGCGGGCGAATTTGTGCATACTTTGGGAGATGCACACATATATACTAATCATATCGATCAGTTGAAAATGCAAATAGAACGTGATTTGAGAACTTTACCTAAAATGATCATTAATCCCGATGTAAAAAGCATATTCGATTTTAAATACGAAGACTTCAAATTAGAAGGATACGATCCGCATCCTCATATAAAAGGAGAAGTTGCTGTTTGA